CCGGGCTGAGCGCCGCGAAGCGGGCGCGCACCGCGAGTGCCTCGGCGACGGCCTGTTCCTTCTGTTCGTCGGTGTTCATGTGGTTGCTCATGATGCGGCCGCCAGGGTACGGGCCTCGCGCGCCTTGATCTTGTCGTGCCTGCGCAGCAGCTTCTCGGCGCGCACGACGATCGGGATGTCGATCATCTTGCCGTCGATCTGGAACGACCCGCGGCCCTCGGCCGCGAACTTGGCGTTCATCTCGATCACCTTGCGCGCGAACGCGACCTCCTCGTCGGACGGGGAATACTCGGCATTGACGATCTTCACCTGCCCGGGGTGGATGCAGCCGGCGCCATCGAAGCCGAAGCGGCGCGACTTGCGCACCATCGCGCGGAACTTGTCCCAGTCGCTGAAGTCGGCGACCGTGCCGATGAAGCCCAGCGGCATCACGCCGGCGGCCCGCGCCGCGATGATCATGCGCTGCTTGGGGTGCAGCAGCACGTCCTCTTCCGGAAGCATGTCGCAGTTCAGGGCAAAGTCTTCGCCGCCGATGTTCATCGCGACCACGCGCGGGCACGCACGCGGGATCTCGTCGATGCGCAGAAAGGCGTCCGGCGTCTCGATCATCGTGATGAACTTCGTGTGCCCGATCTTCATGCCGCGCTTCAGTTCGAGCTCGCTGACCAGTTCGTCGAGCAACCGCACATGCGAGGCGCTGTCCGCCTTGGTGATGGCGAGGCCATCGACATCGGGGCAGATCGAATGCTCGATGTCGCGCACCGCCAGCGACAGCGGCTGGTTGATGCGGACCACCACGTCGGAGCCCCCCTGCCGCACGCGGGCCGCGTTCTTCTCGACGAGCGTGCGGGCAGTGGCCTTCTCGCCCGGCGGCACGGCGTCTTCGAGGTCGAGCTGGATCACGTCTGCGGCGCGCGTATGCGCCTTGTCGACGAATTTCTCGACGTTGACCGGTACGTAGAGCAGCGAACGCCAGACAGGCAGTTCATCCTGGGTATGCATCGAGATCTCCTGTTCCGTTGTTTTCAGGCGCCACTGGCGGCGTCGACCAGCGCGCCGCTGGCCGGGTCCACCAGCGCGCCACTGGCGCGCAGGGCGGCGATGCGCGCCAGGTCGAAGCCGGCTGCCGAGAGTATCGCGTCGTTGTGCTCGCCCAGGGCAGGCGCGGGCAGCCGGATCGCACCGGGCGTCGCCGACAGCCGGGGTACGACGCAGTGCATCGGCACCTGGCCCATGTCGGCATCCGGATAGTCTGCCAGCACTTCACGCTCGACCACGTACGGATCCTGCATGATCTGCGAGATGTCGTAGATCGGCCCCACGGTGACTTCCTCGCGGTCGAAGAATGCCAGGTTCTCGTCGAGCGTCCGGCCGGCGATGAACGCGCCGATCACCGCATCGAGCTCGACCGAATGACGCAGGCGGTCGGCATTGGTGCGAAAGCGCGGATCGTCGACGAGGTCCGGGCGGCCGATCGAGCGCAGCACCCGCTCGGCCATCGCCTGCGTCGATGCCGACAGGCACACC
The sequence above is drawn from the Rhodocyclaceae bacterium genome and encodes:
- a CDS encoding CoA ester lyase, encoding MHTQDELPVWRSLLYVPVNVEKFVDKAHTRAADVIQLDLEDAVPPGEKATARTLVEKNAARVRQGGSDVVVRINQPLSLAVRDIEHSICPDVDGLAITKADSASHVRLLDELVSELELKRGMKIGHTKFITMIETPDAFLRIDEIPRACPRVVAMNIGGEDFALNCDMLPEEDVLLHPKQRMIIAARAAGVMPLGFIGTVADFSDWDKFRAMVRKSRRFGFDGAGCIHPGQVKIVNAEYSPSDEEVAFARKVIEMNAKFAAEGRGSFQIDGKMIDIPIVVRAEKLLRRHDKIKAREARTLAAAS